GGAGGTCTTCTCCTGGTGGACGGCGAGCGGCGAGAAGGACGCTCTGAGCTCCCTCGTCGCGGACTTCAACCTGGTCAACCCGAACATCAAGTTCGTGAACGAGGCGGTCTCCGGCGGCGCCGGCACCAACGCCAAGGCCGTGCTGGCCCAGCGGCTCGCCGCGCACAACCCGCCGGACACCTTCCAGGCCCAGGCCGGGGCGATGGTCGGCGACTACATCACCGCCGGGCAGTTGGAGGACGTCACCTTCCTCTACGAGCAGCAGGGTTGGAAGACCGCCTTCAACCAGGACGTGCTGGACCTGATCCAGCGCGACGGCAAGCTGTACTGCGTCCCGGTCGACATCCACCACATCAACCTGCTCTGGTCCAACAAGAAGATCTGCGACAACCTCAAGATCTCGACCGCGCCGCAGGACATACCCGAGTTCGTCGCCGGTCTGACCAAGGTCCAGTCGGCCGGGCTGATCCCGCTGGCGCTGTCCCGCGACCCCTCCGAGACCTGGCAGTGCCAGCACGTCCTGGAGGCCATGCTGATCGGCACCCTCGGCGCCGACGGCTGGTCCGCGCTCTGGAAGCCCGGTGCCGACTGGAGCTCGCAGGGGGTGACCGAGGCGCTGCAGAGCTACCACACCGTCATGTCGCACGCCCCGGGCACCGGCGGCAACATGTCCTGGGACCAGGTCAGCGCGCAGCTCGCCCAGGGCAAGGCCGGCTTCCAGATCATGGGCGACTGGACCGAGGCCAGCTTCCAGGTCGGCAGCTTCCCGCTGGTCCCGCACGTGGACTACGACTGGGCCCCCAGCCCCGGCACCACCGGCATCTTCGACTTCGCCTCCGACTGCTTCACCCTGCCGATCGGTGCCAAGCACCGGGACGCCACCATCGCCTGGCTGATCGAGTGCGGCAGCCAGCGCGGCCAGGACGCCTTCGACACGGTCAAGGGCGCCATCCCGCCGCGCGCCAAGCTGGCGAGCGGCGAGCGCAGCCTGTTCGACCCCTACCTCCAGTGGTCGCTGGACCAGTGGGGCGGCGACCGGATCGTGGGCTCGCTGACCCACGGCGTGGTCGCGCCCGGGGCCTGGAACAACGCCATCCTGGCGGCCGTCGGCGACTACGTCGTCACGCCGGACATCGAGAAGCTGCAGTCCGCCCTGGTCGCCGCCGCCGCCGCGCACTTCGCGCTGTCGGCCCACTGACCGGCCGCCCGCCGGGCGGCCGAGCGGACGTCAGTCCTGCTGCGGGGCCGCCGCCACGATGAGTCTTCCGACCGTCGCGGCGGCGGCCTCGCGCACGTCCCGGGTCATCGCCTCGTCGGTGATCAGGGTGTCCACGGCCGCCAGCGGGGCGTAGGAACTGAGGCTGACCACCCCCCACTTGCTGTGGTCGGCCAGCACCACCACCTGGGCGGCGCACTCCATCAGCGCCCGGTTGGTCTCCGACTCGGCCAGGTTGGGCGTGGTCAGCCCGGCCTCCGGGTCGATCCCATGGCAGCCCATGAACAGCAGGTCCACGTGCAGGTCGTGCAGGGCCAGCGCGGCGATCGGCCCCACCAGCGCGTCCGAGGGCGTCCGGACGCCGCCGGTGAGCACCACCGTGGGACCGGCCCGACCGGGGCGGCGGGCCTCCTCGAAGACGTCCGCCACCCGGACCGAGTTGGTGACCACGGTGAGCCGCTGCACCCGCAGCAGGTGCCGGGCCAGCGCGTGGGTGGTGG
The Streptacidiphilus albus JL83 genome window above contains:
- a CDS encoding ABC transporter substrate-binding protein, which codes for MTMSRRTFLAAAGFAAGTGLLSACSSGAQATTGLKGAPTTLEVFSWWTASGEKDALSSLVADFNLVNPNIKFVNEAVSGGAGTNAKAVLAQRLAAHNPPDTFQAQAGAMVGDYITAGQLEDVTFLYEQQGWKTAFNQDVLDLIQRDGKLYCVPVDIHHINLLWSNKKICDNLKISTAPQDIPEFVAGLTKVQSAGLIPLALSRDPSETWQCQHVLEAMLIGTLGADGWSALWKPGADWSSQGVTEALQSYHTVMSHAPGTGGNMSWDQVSAQLAQGKAGFQIMGDWTEASFQVGSFPLVPHVDYDWAPSPGTTGIFDFASDCFTLPIGAKHRDATIAWLIECGSQRGQDAFDTVKGAIPPRAKLASGERSLFDPYLQWSLDQWGGDRIVGSLTHGVVAPGAWNNAILAAVGDYVVTPDIEKLQSALVAAAAAHFALSAH
- a CDS encoding DeoR/GlpR family DNA-binding transcription regulator codes for the protein MLAKRRQSVILAEVRQAGSVRVGELSTRFGVSDMTIRRDLSDLARQGLVEKVHGGALIAGSASSVEPGFEAKTEWEPEAKDEIAQAAAALVRPGTAVALSAGTTTHALARHLLRVQRLTVVTNSVRVADVFEEARRPGRAGPTVVLTGGVRTPSDALVGPIAALALHDLHVDLLFMGCHGIDPEAGLTTPNLAESETNRALMECAAQVVVLADHSKWGVVSLSSYAPLAAVDTLITDEAMTRDVREAAAATVGRLIVAAAPQQD